In a single window of the Elaeis guineensis isolate ETL-2024a chromosome 8, EG11, whole genome shotgun sequence genome:
- the LOC105050879 gene encoding auxin-responsive protein SAUR50, protein MFFCLKKMATAIKKVEKIRQIVQLKHVMKRWRALSLRGGGGGRRSSQSEWESGSNRPVRAGFVAVYVGPERRRFVIPTRFLNLPVLASLLERAEEEYGFQPTGGLALPCDPAFFQWVVDALDREEDRFKGLDLDAFLRLFADRTSSSPCRDSSYSGFTPLLSKTNV, encoded by the coding sequence atgtttttttgtttaaaaaaaatggCGACGGCCATCAAGAAGGTGGAGAAGATCCGGCAGATCGTGCAGCTGAAGCACGTGATGAAGCGGTGGCGGGCTCTCAGCCTCCGTGGCGGCGGGGGAGGGCGGCGCTCCTCTCAATCCGAGTGGGAGTCCGGCTCGAACCGGCCGGTCCGGGCCGGCTTCGTGGCGGTGTACGTGGGCCCGGAGCGGCGGCGGTTCGTGATCCCGACTCGGTTCCTGAACCTGCCGGTGTTGGCATCGCTGCTGGAACGGGCAGAGGAGGAGTACGGCTTCCAGCCGACCGGCGGTCTTGCGCTTCCATGCGACCCGGCTTTTTTCCAGTGGGTCGTCGACGCACTCGACCGGGAAGAGGACCGGTTCAAGGGTCTTGACCTCGACGCCTTCCTCCGTCTCTTCGCCGACCGCACCTCTTCCTCCCCCTGTAGGGACTCCTCCTACAGTGGCTTCACTCCTCTTTTATCCAAGACTAACGTTTGA